The proteins below are encoded in one region of Polynucleobacter sp. AP-Elch-400A-B2:
- a CDS encoding TAXI family TRAP transporter solute-binding subunit produces the protein MNFIRKNIYNPAAVAIAFLGLVALLFATLWVLVPPPPRSIELATGFPTGLYQKFGEKLQSELAEEGISLKLRTTGGTSDNLTLLKDPHSGVDFAMVQSGVADLSKYPDFISIAGVFYEPVWVWYRESSFPSESGRLGLLSQLKGKRVSIGNEGSGTLSLTSQLLAASGLSLGDIRAEKLKPLDALEKFKKGELDAVFLVSAAEAPVVKKFYETPGIRLMNFEQAEAYVHLFPFLSKVTVPRGIVSIAYDLPRQDIQVLAATATLVGKNDISPALVTLLLSSTYDILKTYSYLQKPGEFPSGTGLDFPLHVDAEIYLKDGPSLLHRYLPFWTAVWIGRFAKIVIPLLVILVPLFTYIPAAKSLLLRLKLSRVYEELKAVERNASNPDLKEKNLKDLENIERRISNIKISMLDAKELYDLKGHVGEVRSRLNLYP, from the coding sequence ATGAACTTCATACGCAAAAATATCTATAACCCCGCGGCAGTTGCCATCGCCTTTTTGGGTCTAGTGGCCCTGCTGTTTGCCACGCTCTGGGTGCTCGTACCGCCTCCACCGAGATCGATTGAATTGGCAACAGGCTTCCCAACCGGTCTTTATCAGAAATTTGGTGAAAAGCTCCAAAGTGAGCTTGCTGAGGAGGGCATTTCTCTCAAGCTAAGAACCACTGGCGGAACCAGTGATAACTTGACGCTGTTAAAGGATCCGCACTCTGGCGTTGACTTTGCCATGGTTCAGAGTGGTGTAGCGGATCTATCCAAGTACCCTGATTTTATTTCTATTGCTGGCGTGTTTTATGAGCCAGTATGGGTTTGGTACAGAGAGTCGAGTTTTCCAAGTGAATCGGGGCGCTTAGGTTTATTGAGTCAGTTAAAAGGGAAGCGAGTATCCATCGGTAATGAAGGCAGTGGCACACTATCTCTGACCTCTCAACTACTTGCAGCGAGTGGATTGAGTCTTGGCGATATTCGTGCCGAAAAATTAAAGCCACTTGATGCATTGGAGAAGTTTAAAAAAGGGGAGTTAGATGCTGTATTTTTGGTAAGTGCTGCGGAGGCGCCTGTAGTCAAAAAGTTTTACGAAACTCCCGGCATACGCTTAATGAACTTTGAGCAGGCTGAAGCTTATGTCCACCTATTCCCTTTTCTCTCAAAGGTAACGGTGCCACGTGGTATCGTCAGTATTGCCTATGATCTTCCGCGTCAAGATATTCAGGTACTGGCCGCAACAGCTACCTTGGTGGGTAAGAATGATATTAGTCCTGCATTGGTAACGCTGTTGCTTAGCTCTACCTACGATATTTTAAAAACGTATTCCTACTTACAAAAGCCAGGAGAGTTTCCATCTGGAACTGGCCTTGATTTTCCTTTACATGTAGATGCTGAAATCTATCTAAAGGATGGCCCATCTTTATTGCATCGCTACCTACCTTTCTGGACGGCAGTATGGATTGGGCGTTTCGCTAAAATTGTGATTCCACTTCTAGTGATTTTGGTTCCCTTATTTACCTATATTCCTGCAGCTAAAAGCTTACTCTTACGACTGAAGTTATCCCGGGTGTATGAGGAGCTTAAGGCGGTAGAAAGAAATGCATCTAATCCAGACTTAAAAGAAAAGAACCTCAAGGATTTGGAAAATATTGAGCGCAGGATTAGTAATATTAAAATTTCTATGCTAGATGCAAAAGAGTTGTACGACTTAAAAGGTCATGTGGGAGAGGTGCGCAGCCGTTTGAACCTGTATCCCTAA
- the ccmE gene encoding cytochrome c maturation protein CcmE, with translation MKPRYKRAAIIVGALIVISIAAVLILNALNSNIALYVTPSEVAAGKSPAGQVFRIGGMVKDGSVKRDGLTVNFVITDMVKDISVAYTGILPDLFKEGKGAVIQGRLDPSGKFVASEVLAKHDENYMPPEAKHALEQAQKNGNK, from the coding sequence GTGAAACCAAGATATAAGCGAGCTGCCATTATTGTTGGCGCACTGATTGTCATCAGTATTGCAGCAGTATTAATTTTGAATGCCCTCAATAGCAATATTGCGCTGTATGTCACCCCGAGTGAGGTGGCTGCTGGTAAGTCACCAGCTGGTCAAGTCTTCCGCATTGGTGGCATGGTCAAGGATGGATCGGTTAAGCGAGATGGTTTAACAGTGAACTTTGTCATTACTGATATGGTGAAAGATATTTCGGTGGCCTACACTGGCATTCTTCCGGATTTGTTTAAAGAGGGTAAGGGCGCAGTCATTCAAGGTCGCCTTGATCCAAGTGGAAAATTCGTTGCGAGTGAAGTATTGGCTAAGCACGATGAAAACTATATGCCTCCAGAGGCTAAGCATGCTTTAGAGCAAGCTCAAAAAAATGGAAATAAATAA
- the ccmB gene encoding heme exporter protein CcmB — protein MNAFIAIIHRDLLLVMRRKSEVLTALFFFVIVTSLFPLGIGADTALLRKIAPGVIWVAALLSTLLGLQRMFAADYADGTLEQLVLSPNSFTALVFGKIVAHWLVCGLPLVLLAPVIGIQFDLDAQSLKVLMAALLLGTPVLSLLGSVGAALTLGVRGGSVLMSLLILPLYIPVLIFGAGAVYASSVGLDITGHFSLLGALLILALAFVPWVSASAVKIAIE, from the coding sequence ATGAACGCCTTTATTGCCATTATTCATCGCGATCTATTGTTAGTGATGCGTCGCAAGAGCGAGGTCCTTACTGCCTTATTCTTCTTTGTCATTGTGACGAGCTTATTTCCATTGGGGATTGGTGCTGATACTGCCTTGCTGAGAAAGATTGCGCCTGGCGTGATTTGGGTTGCGGCCTTACTCTCAACCTTGCTGGGTTTGCAGCGGATGTTTGCAGCGGATTATGCAGACGGCACCCTAGAGCAACTGGTCTTGTCCCCGAATTCATTTACTGCCTTAGTGTTTGGTAAGATCGTCGCCCATTGGCTGGTGTGTGGCCTACCCTTGGTTTTATTGGCGCCGGTGATCGGTATTCAGTTTGACTTAGATGCCCAGTCTTTAAAAGTGCTGATGGCAGCCTTATTGCTCGGAACACCTGTTTTATCATTGCTTGGCTCGGTTGGGGCGGCCCTCACTCTTGGGGTGAGGGGTGGTAGCGTATTGATGAGCCTGCTGATCTTGCCGCTCTATATTCCGGTGTTAATCTTTGGGGCAGGTGCCGTATACGCTAGCAGTGTAGGACTGGATATCACGGGGCATTTTTCACTGTTAGGCGCTTTATTGATTTTGGCATTAGCATTTGTACCTTGGGTTAGTGCGAGCGCTGTAAAGATTGCTATCGAATGA
- a CDS encoding SDR family oxidoreductase produces the protein MNSAANKVALVTGAGTGIGKAAAKALLRGGFRVVLTGRNLEKLNLAIHDIGGNSQNCLAVSCDVGKPEQVKKLFAEIQKQFGRIDVLFNNAGMGAPAIPMEELSYEQWMNVVNANLCGAFLCAQEAIRMMKAQSPQGGRIINNGSISAHAPRPMSAPYTATKHAMTGLTKSIALDGRPFNITCGQIDIGNAGTEMTIPMAAGILQPDGSKKVEPLMDVDHVGQAVLQMAQLPLESNILSMTIMASNMPFVGRG, from the coding sequence ATGAATTCAGCCGCCAACAAAGTAGCCCTGGTCACAGGCGCTGGAACGGGGATCGGAAAAGCTGCAGCAAAGGCACTGTTGCGAGGTGGATTCAGGGTTGTTCTGACCGGTAGAAATCTGGAGAAGCTCAATTTAGCCATTCATGATATTGGTGGGAACAGTCAAAACTGCCTCGCAGTGAGCTGTGATGTCGGCAAACCAGAGCAAGTAAAGAAATTATTTGCAGAAATCCAAAAACAGTTTGGACGCATTGACGTACTCTTTAATAATGCCGGCATGGGAGCGCCAGCCATCCCCATGGAAGAGCTGAGCTACGAACAGTGGATGAATGTAGTTAATGCCAATCTCTGCGGCGCTTTCCTATGCGCTCAAGAGGCTATCCGCATGATGAAGGCTCAGTCTCCGCAAGGTGGCCGGATTATTAATAATGGCTCGATCTCAGCACATGCGCCCCGCCCGATGTCTGCCCCATACACCGCCACTAAACATGCTATGACTGGATTAACCAAATCTATTGCATTAGATGGTCGTCCTTTTAACATTACCTGCGGTCAGATCGATATCGGTAATGCCGGTACTGAAATGACCATCCCTATGGCTGCCGGCATTTTGCAACCAGATGGCTCAAAAAAGGTTGAGCCACTCATGGATGTGGATCATGTTGGGCAAGCCGTCCTGCAGATGGCTCAACTGCCTTTAGAGAGCAATATTCTGTCGATGACTATCATGGCAAGTAATATGCCATTTGTTGGTCGGGGCTAA
- a CDS encoding 2OG-Fe dioxygenase family protein, with product MTLSSLLPPLTPAKDLVQSLRDDGFAVVSAQDVTQIAHVGLDQLRNLTQFWEGLPRDPYLKDGGRYRFRRHSSFEIKGASLATVPHRAHWQSVNYNALHGGIERWFEPSQTELTSDPAWHALLLGLTHILDGVKQVNTWFIEAHQFRIDTTDGIGRPTPEGAHRDGVDFVAVFLINRVNVKGGETRIFSATGSTGLRFTLTEPWSLLLMNDERMIHESTPIQPLGQYGYRDTLVLTFRSNGFQDSPNSIQQ from the coding sequence ATGACTCTTTCCAGCCTTTTACCTCCACTAACACCCGCTAAGGACCTGGTTCAATCTTTACGAGATGATGGTTTTGCAGTTGTCTCTGCTCAGGATGTTACACAAATTGCACATGTGGGTCTTGATCAGCTACGCAATCTCACTCAGTTCTGGGAAGGGTTACCCAGAGACCCCTATCTTAAGGATGGTGGACGGTATCGCTTTCGCCGCCATTCAAGTTTTGAGATCAAGGGGGCATCTTTGGCTACCGTACCGCATCGTGCCCACTGGCAGTCTGTCAATTACAACGCCCTGCATGGTGGTATCGAGCGTTGGTTTGAGCCTTCTCAAACTGAGCTCACTAGTGATCCTGCTTGGCATGCTCTTTTACTGGGACTGACTCATATTCTGGATGGCGTTAAGCAAGTAAATACCTGGTTTATTGAGGCTCACCAATTTCGGATCGATACGACCGATGGGATTGGCCGACCAACGCCTGAGGGGGCTCATCGTGATGGCGTTGATTTTGTAGCTGTCTTTTTAATCAATCGAGTCAATGTCAAGGGTGGCGAGACCCGAATTTTTAGTGCAACCGGTTCTACTGGTTTGCGATTTACTCTCACGGAGCCTTGGTCTTTATTGCTCATGAATGATGAAAGAATGATTCATGAATCTACCCCCATTCAGCCCTTAGGGCAGTACGGCTATAGAGATACTCTGGTACTCACGTTTCGCTCGAACGGCTTTCAAGATTCCCCTAATAGTATTCAGCAGTAA
- the ccmC gene encoding heme ABC transporter permease CcmC, with protein sequence MSNVNNLSSSHVMSWFKFSSPSAFYPLAGKMIPWFWVLTIIFGVAGLWVSFFVAPVDAVQGQGYRIIFVHVPVSWMSMFIYVVMAAWAGLGLILNTRLSAMMAQALAPIGAWMAFLSLWTGAFWGKPMWGAWWVWDARLTSELILLFLYLGFIALQASIDNVRRADKAGAILALVGVVNVPIIYFSVKWWNTLHQGASVSLTKAPAMAQTMLWGMFLMALCLWMYSIAVGLMRVRAIILEREAHTDWVRQLNEVKQ encoded by the coding sequence ATGAGTAATGTAAACAATTTATCTTCTAGTCACGTAATGAGCTGGTTCAAATTCTCGAGTCCGAGTGCTTTTTATCCACTGGCTGGAAAAATGATTCCTTGGTTCTGGGTGCTCACCATTATTTTTGGAGTTGCCGGCTTGTGGGTGAGTTTCTTTGTGGCGCCAGTAGATGCAGTCCAAGGTCAGGGATACCGCATTATTTTTGTTCATGTGCCCGTATCGTGGATGTCCATGTTCATCTATGTGGTGATGGCTGCATGGGCGGGATTAGGTCTGATATTGAATACTCGTCTATCAGCCATGATGGCTCAGGCTCTGGCCCCGATTGGTGCCTGGATGGCTTTCTTATCCCTGTGGACTGGTGCATTTTGGGGCAAGCCGATGTGGGGCGCTTGGTGGGTATGGGATGCGCGCTTAACTTCGGAATTAATCCTACTGTTTTTGTATCTCGGTTTTATCGCCCTGCAGGCCTCGATTGATAATGTCCGCCGTGCCGATAAAGCGGGCGCGATCCTCGCCTTGGTAGGCGTGGTGAATGTACCTATTATTTATTTTTCAGTGAAATGGTGGAATACCTTGCATCAAGGCGCCTCCGTTTCGCTAACTAAAGCACCAGCCATGGCTCAGACCATGCTTTGGGGGATGTTCTTAATGGCTTTATGCTTATGGATGTACTCAATTGCAGTAGGGTTAATGCGTGTGCGCGCCATCATTTTGGAGCGCGAGGCTCATACTGATTGGGTTAGGCAATTAAATGAGGTAAAGCAGTAA
- a CDS encoding DsbE family thiol:disulfide interchange protein: MKAKFLIPLILFVILVGFLAVGLNRDPQEIPSPLIGKQAPAFEVPQLADPQKIFSPESMKGKPWILNVWASWCVACREEHPVLVELGKLQVAPIIGLDYKDKRDDAIAMLARQGNPYLLSAFDANGRVGIDYGVYGVPETYVIDKAGVIRFKHIGPITMELLRKKIIPLLDELK; the protein is encoded by the coding sequence ATGAAAGCCAAGTTTTTAATCCCACTGATTTTGTTTGTCATTTTGGTTGGATTTTTAGCGGTAGGTTTAAATCGTGATCCACAGGAAATACCGTCGCCACTAATTGGTAAGCAGGCGCCTGCCTTTGAAGTGCCTCAACTGGCAGATCCTCAAAAAATATTTTCACCAGAGAGTATGAAAGGTAAGCCTTGGATTTTGAATGTCTGGGCTTCTTGGTGTGTTGCTTGCCGTGAGGAGCACCCCGTTCTTGTTGAGCTGGGTAAATTGCAAGTGGCACCAATTATTGGATTGGATTACAAAGATAAGCGTGACGACGCAATAGCCATGCTTGCTCGTCAAGGCAATCCGTATCTATTATCAGCTTTTGATGCCAATGGCCGAGTAGGTATTGATTATGGTGTCTATGGCGTTCCAGAGACCTACGTAATTGACAAAGCTGGTGTTATTCGGTTTAAACATATAGGACCGATCACGATGGAATTACTTCGTAAGAAGATCATTCCTTTATTAGATGAGCTCAAATAA
- a CDS encoding MFS transporter, producing MRLKPTGYTPLMLMAQTCALLGFTCYAVVLTTLQDEWNLSNLQSGLIASAFFFGYMLMVPLATALTDRVDAKKVYLVGGLSATCGLLGMGLFAYNFWTALIFMALNGVGLAGTYMPGLKILSDRIKTGELTRHIAFYTAFFGIGTGFSYICSGWILNSLGWRYVFGIIALGPFTALLIVFLFIPALTHEKWHGPIRIRLHDIFPMDKWRLVLQDKTASGFIFGYTAHSIELFACRSWIVAFFGFCAIVTGDHFLFTATTLAGVINFFGVPASIIGNEIALRIGRQKWIFFVMLSSAAFGVALAWSTGQSWWLIIALAVGHTIFIMADSSTLTAGLVISAKDDIKGAAMGLHSLMGFGGGLLGPAIFGFVLDLTGSRASQISWVWAYAAVVVWGVLFVLYERRNGWVTGSITRQS from the coding sequence ATGCGTTTAAAGCCTACTGGTTACACACCCTTGATGCTGATGGCGCAAACTTGTGCGCTATTGGGTTTTACCTGTTATGCGGTGGTGTTAACCACACTACAAGATGAATGGAATCTGAGTAATTTGCAGTCTGGCTTAATTGCTAGTGCTTTCTTCTTTGGTTACATGCTGATGGTCCCATTGGCAACTGCTCTCACCGATCGCGTTGATGCAAAAAAAGTCTATCTCGTAGGTGGTCTTTCAGCGACCTGTGGATTACTCGGTATGGGTCTATTTGCCTATAACTTTTGGACCGCCTTAATATTTATGGCGCTCAATGGTGTCGGTTTAGCGGGCACTTATATGCCGGGCTTAAAAATTCTGTCAGATCGCATTAAGACCGGTGAGCTGACTCGTCACATTGCCTTCTATACCGCATTCTTTGGTATTGGCACTGGCTTCTCTTATATTTGCTCTGGTTGGATCTTAAATAGCTTGGGCTGGCGCTATGTTTTTGGAATCATCGCCTTAGGCCCATTTACTGCATTGTTGATTGTGTTTTTATTTATTCCTGCGCTCACCCATGAAAAGTGGCACGGCCCAATACGTATTCGCTTACATGATATTTTTCCGATGGATAAGTGGCGCCTAGTCTTGCAAGATAAAACAGCCTCAGGATTTATCTTTGGCTATACCGCCCACTCCATCGAGTTGTTTGCTTGCCGTAGTTGGATCGTAGCTTTTTTTGGTTTCTGTGCCATTGTGACAGGCGACCACTTTCTATTCACTGCAACCACTCTTGCGGGTGTGATTAATTTCTTTGGTGTTCCTGCATCCATTATTGGAAACGAGATTGCCTTAAGAATAGGGCGCCAAAAATGGATTTTCTTTGTCATGCTATCTAGTGCAGCATTTGGAGTGGCGCTCGCTTGGTCAACAGGACAATCTTGGTGGTTGATTATTGCCCTAGCAGTGGGGCATACGATTTTTATCATGGCCGATTCTTCCACCTTAACTGCGGGCTTAGTCATAAGTGCTAAAGACGATATAAAAGGTGCTGCAATGGGGCTGCATTCTCTAATGGGCTTTGGGGGTGGTTTGCTGGGCCCAGCTATTTTTGGTTTTGTACTGGATTTAACTGGCTCGCGTGCCTCACAAATATCTTGGGTTTGGGCCTATGCTGCGGTGGTAGTGTGGGGTGTTCTGTTTGTACTGTACGAGCGTCGTAACGGCTGGGTTACTGGATCTATCACCCGTCAGTCATGA
- the ccmD gene encoding heme exporter protein CcmD has protein sequence MWNSSAEFFAMGGYALYVWCSFGACALVFLLEPLAVRARHKTIVRRLQREVLAEQFDQKGSK, from the coding sequence ATGTGGAATAGTTCGGCTGAATTCTTTGCCATGGGTGGTTATGCCCTCTATGTATGGTGCAGCTTTGGTGCCTGTGCTTTGGTGTTCTTATTAGAGCCCCTGGCTGTTCGAGCGCGCCATAAGACCATCGTACGCAGACTGCAACGTGAAGTTTTAGCGGAGCAGTTTGATCAAAAAGGTAGCAAGTGA
- a CDS encoding heme lyase CcmF/NrfE family subunit: MIPEFGHYALILALCVAIIQGTLPLVGAHQSRREWILLARPAAQTTFLLLAIAFVILAWSFYSNDFSVLYVAEHSNSQMPVIYRLGAVWGGHEGSLLLWIFLLSTWTFLVAQLSKALDEFMVARVIGVLGLVTTGLLLFVLATSNPFERLLPAAQDGRSLNPLLQDPGLVFHPPMLYMGYVGFSVAFAFAIASLLSGRLDAAWARWSRPWTTAAWIFLTLGIALGSWWAYYELGWGGWWFWDPVENASFIPWLVGTALLHSLAVTEKRGGFKSWTVLLAITAFSLSLLGTFLVRSGVLTSVHAFATDPTRGVFILIFLVLVVGSSLTLYAWRAPKSTLGGKFSLTSRETFILLGNVFLVVSAASVLLGTLYPLLIDALHLGKISVGPPYFNSVFVPIMIPLLVLMGVGPWTSWKNSNLLDVIKRLWIAALVAVIAAALISFAMGAFTWLSSLGFLLAFWVITSGVLQIIRQAKAGKPTRSFIGMQVAHLGIAVFTIGVTMVGAYQEEKDVRMLAGESVSVGGYDIQLQGVRPVPGPNYKAMQGTFLLTRNGKLEATMYPEKRNYFSSTMPMTEAAIDASLTRDIYISLGEELDDKAWAVRVYYKPFVDWIWGGCVLMALGGLLAMSDKRYRMKLKKVAA; the protein is encoded by the coding sequence ATGATTCCTGAGTTTGGGCATTACGCACTCATACTGGCCCTATGTGTCGCCATTATTCAAGGGACACTTCCGTTGGTCGGTGCACATCAAAGCCGCCGTGAATGGATTTTGTTGGCGAGGCCGGCTGCGCAAACCACTTTCCTATTGCTTGCTATCGCGTTTGTGATTTTGGCATGGAGTTTTTACTCGAATGATTTTTCTGTTCTTTATGTGGCAGAGCATTCCAATTCGCAAATGCCCGTCATTTACCGCTTAGGTGCTGTATGGGGTGGTCATGAGGGTTCCTTGTTACTCTGGATCTTCTTATTGTCTACCTGGACTTTTTTAGTGGCGCAGCTTTCTAAAGCGCTAGATGAATTTATGGTGGCGCGTGTAATCGGCGTATTGGGTTTGGTGACCACCGGTCTATTATTGTTTGTGCTCGCCACCTCCAATCCCTTTGAAAGGCTGCTGCCAGCCGCTCAGGATGGACGATCTTTAAATCCACTCCTACAAGATCCAGGTTTAGTGTTTCATCCGCCAATGTTATATATGGGATATGTTGGCTTCTCAGTAGCGTTTGCATTTGCTATTGCTTCTTTATTATCCGGCCGTCTAGATGCTGCTTGGGCGCGCTGGTCACGTCCATGGACAACGGCTGCTTGGATATTTCTGACTCTCGGTATTGCACTGGGTTCTTGGTGGGCTTATTACGAACTCGGTTGGGGTGGCTGGTGGTTCTGGGATCCCGTGGAGAACGCATCATTCATCCCTTGGCTGGTTGGTACCGCCTTGCTTCATTCGCTTGCGGTCACCGAAAAGCGTGGGGGCTTTAAGAGTTGGACGGTGTTGCTAGCCATTACTGCTTTCTCACTATCACTTTTGGGAACCTTCTTAGTTCGATCTGGGGTGCTCACTTCAGTACATGCATTCGCAACTGACCCTACGCGTGGCGTCTTTATTTTGATTTTCCTGGTTCTGGTGGTGGGCTCTTCTTTAACGCTTTACGCTTGGCGCGCTCCCAAAAGTACCCTTGGCGGTAAGTTCAGCCTAACATCGCGTGAAACCTTTATCTTGCTTGGCAACGTTTTCTTAGTAGTGTCTGCTGCATCAGTACTCTTAGGCACTCTTTACCCTTTGCTGATTGATGCGCTACATTTAGGCAAGATCTCAGTAGGGCCTCCATATTTCAATAGCGTCTTTGTGCCCATCATGATCCCTTTATTAGTGCTGATGGGGGTTGGGCCTTGGACAAGCTGGAAGAACTCTAATCTCCTAGATGTGATTAAGCGCTTGTGGATTGCTGCCCTAGTCGCAGTGATTGCTGCAGCTTTAATTTCGTTTGCGATGGGTGCATTTACTTGGCTCAGTAGCCTTGGTTTCTTACTGGCTTTCTGGGTGATTACTTCTGGCGTACTACAAATTATTCGCCAAGCAAAAGCAGGCAAACCAACACGTTCATTTATTGGTATGCAGGTAGCGCATTTGGGGATAGCAGTCTTTACGATTGGTGTCACCATGGTGGGTGCCTATCAAGAGGAGAAAGATGTGCGTATGCTCGCTGGTGAAAGTGTGAGTGTCGGCGGCTACGACATTCAGCTTCAGGGTGTAAGACCTGTTCCTGGACCGAATTATAAAGCGATGCAAGGTACTTTCTTATTAACTCGCAATGGGAAGCTGGAAGCGACGATGTACCCAGAAAAGCGTAATTATTTTTCATCAACGATGCCTATGACTGAGGCGGCGATTGATGCGAGTCTTACTAGAGATATCTATATTTCATTGGGCGAAGAGTTGGATGACAAAGCCTGGGCAGTCCGAGTGTATTACAAACCTTTTGTTGATTGGATTTGGGGCGGTTGTGTATTGATGGCTCTAGGTGGTTTGCTGGCGATGTCCGATAAGCGCTATCGCATGAAGTTGAAGAAGGTAGCAGCATGA
- a CDS encoding cytochrome c-type biogenesis protein: MLRKTLQSLLLTFTVLCSIGATAKDAVPLADDPVTEQRLIVISEEMRCLVCQNESLAGSRSDLANDLRREIRILINEGKTDEQIRNFMVERYGDFVLYRPPVKPITWLLWIGPFVILLAGIIGLLVYLRRRNQAMPSTTLSEEDNHRIDALLQNAKSSSIEK, translated from the coding sequence ATGTTGAGAAAGACGCTTCAATCCCTCTTGCTTACTTTTACCGTGTTGTGCTCTATCGGTGCAACCGCTAAGGATGCAGTCCCGTTAGCTGATGACCCGGTCACCGAGCAGCGTCTTATTGTGATTTCAGAAGAAATGCGCTGCTTAGTTTGTCAGAATGAATCCCTTGCCGGCTCACGCTCTGATTTAGCAAATGACTTGCGCCGAGAAATTCGCATCCTGATTAATGAGGGTAAGACAGACGAGCAAATTCGGAATTTTATGGTGGAGCGTTATGGCGACTTCGTCCTATATCGCCCGCCTGTGAAGCCAATCACCTGGCTCTTATGGATAGGCCCTTTTGTAATTTTGCTCGCAGGAATTATTGGCTTGCTGGTATATCTGCGTCGCAGAAATCAGGCTATGCCCAGTACCACGCTTTCTGAAGAAGATAATCATCGCATTGATGCGCTACTTCAGAATGCCAAGTCCAGTTCAATAGAAAAATAA
- the ccmI gene encoding c-type cytochrome biogenesis protein CcmI yields the protein MTSFVISALLLLILVLVLLLRPLFFPAKESSTSRRQMNAAIYREELDKLEADRMAGTVDSHSYEQTHAEMRQRLFQDTDEADDHAVLGSPKKTIIGICLFVATLSAGFYFYLGDAAQIAQKSAEKPMTQESVEKMVDEFAAKMDKEPDNLKGWAMLARSYRILGRNTEAANAYARAGSFVDSDPQLLADYADVLAANANGNFAGKPQQLINKALAQDPNNLLALWLSGTAAFNVQNYKAAVQSWERLAKQLPAESEEARAIAASIAEARSKGGLAPASKPVISNQGVGVTGQVEIAPELKSKIKPGDVLMVIARKPGERMPVAVLKTPVTAFPINFVLNDDLAMSPNALISQMFEVSVEVRISKTGMAMPESGDLISEPQTIKVGTANARLIIGQIRP from the coding sequence ATGACTAGTTTTGTAATCTCCGCTCTTCTTTTGTTGATCCTAGTCTTGGTGCTGTTATTACGCCCATTATTTTTTCCTGCAAAAGAATCCTCAACCTCGCGTCGTCAGATGAATGCAGCTATCTACCGAGAAGAGCTTGATAAGCTCGAGGCTGATCGTATGGCGGGTACTGTAGATAGCCATAGCTATGAGCAGACTCATGCAGAAATGCGTCAGCGGCTTTTTCAGGATACGGATGAAGCCGATGATCATGCAGTACTGGGCTCTCCTAAAAAAACTATTATTGGGATTTGTCTTTTTGTGGCAACACTCTCGGCGGGTTTCTATTTCTACCTTGGTGATGCTGCTCAGATTGCCCAAAAGAGCGCTGAGAAGCCGATGACTCAAGAGTCGGTTGAAAAGATGGTTGACGAGTTTGCCGCTAAGATGGATAAAGAGCCTGACAATCTCAAGGGTTGGGCTATGCTAGCTCGCTCCTATCGGATTTTGGGTCGCAATACTGAGGCTGCAAATGCCTATGCTCGTGCCGGCTCTTTTGTTGATTCGGACCCGCAATTATTGGCTGATTATGCTGATGTATTGGCGGCTAATGCAAATGGTAATTTTGCTGGTAAGCCACAGCAACTCATTAATAAGGCATTAGCCCAAGACCCAAATAATTTATTAGCTCTTTGGCTTTCTGGAACTGCTGCTTTTAATGTGCAGAATTATAAGGCTGCAGTGCAGTCTTGGGAGAGGCTGGCAAAGCAATTGCCCGCCGAGTCCGAAGAGGCGCGTGCAATCGCAGCTTCTATTGCAGAGGCGCGTAGCAAGGGTGGCCTTGCGCCGGCTAGTAAGCCAGTCATTAGCAATCAAGGTGTAGGCGTAACTGGGCAAGTAGAGATTGCGCCAGAACTGAAGTCTAAAATTAAACCAGGTGATGTTTTGATGGTGATCGCCCGTAAGCCAGGTGAGCGTATGCCAGTGGCTGTTCTCAAAACCCCGGTTACTGCATTCCCAATCAACTTTGTTTTGAATGATGATTTGGCAATGAGTCCCAATGCATTGATTTCTCAAATGTTTGAAGTGTCAGTTGAGGTGCGCATTTCTAAAACAGGAATGGCAATGCCAGAATCTGGCGATTTGATATCTGAGCCGCAAACAATCAAGGTGGGTACTGCTAATGCCCGCCTCATCATTGGACAGATTAGGCCTTAA